The Danaus plexippus chromosome 17, MEX_DaPlex, whole genome shotgun sequence genome contains the following window.
tataaataaaattaaaaatgacttAAATCCAGGCTATAAAATTCTAGTTAAAGGTAATTTAATGCTTATCTCTCTAGTTTACCTGttcaatcaatttaatatcacCGTGTTTGcagtttataaagaataaaacaatatcttaATCTATTTACAGGACCAGTAGTGTGTCGGAACGGTGTCATATTCTTAACAGACAAGGATGTGGATATGATGTGGGGTGAAGTCAAAGAATTCAGCATTACAAATTCTAAGATATCAATACTCGCTGCAAAATTAGGTAAGTTGATTATATTAAGGTCTagataagtaataattttttttcttaataaaacgcTAATTACAGGGTTATCAGATGCCATTTCCTCAGTAAATAATCAAAGTAGCTCAGTTGAGAATCGAAaccaaatagtttttaatgaaaatattacagcTGAGAGTACATTAAATAGATTTGAGCGTCAAAACAACACAACTGATCaacaaaacagaaatataaatgaaatagataTACCCCAGAATCAGAATAGAAATGAAAGAGTTGAGGAATTCATAGACTTAGATGATTATGAAGAAATCAGACAGGATACTCCCGCAGACTTACTTGCTGACCATGGTTTGGAAGACAATTCACCTGCATTTAATACAGTCAAAGTCTCGGCTAGTccgtttgtttatataaaacagataaatGATTTGAACCAATGTGAGAGAATAAATAAGGTATTTAAAGTGAAAGCCCAAATACTTTATCTGCTAAAACGGCCATCATTCACTAAAGATAAGTGGATGGTTGAATGTAGAATAACAGATGGCACCGGCTGTTTGAATGTAGAAGTGAATAGCTGCTTGTTCTCTACGATAATATCTCACACTCCACAAGAAATGGCCGAACTGAGCTTGCAAAGACAAAAAGATCCAGCGACTAAAGACAGAATAGATAGAGACTTCGTAAAGGTATTGagtttaatattgtttgaataattgatagttaaatttaaatttgttatatttacataaagaaaattaattatatgccACATAGATATATTTTGCCATTTCGTATGTTTATACTGTCACTAGTtgcgttttatttttcagtatttATCAGAAGCAAAAAGAAAATTGGATTCCGAATACTCTATAATGGAACTTAACATGTCACCCACTCCGGTTATAACACAGTTCATCCCATTCACTGAGCAGCATGTTATGCTGTTACAAAAAAGGCTGCAAGGATTTTGATACCTGATGATATATAGTAgacaatacatataacattctGTAGCAGAACAAGATATCTTGCCAGGAGGCAAagacttatatgtatattcatttCTCTCATTGAAAGCACCTAAAGctatcggccgctatgttgacgcaccccggatctgtccgcgacagggcacaccagcggctggccggtcctggcaatgACCGGACTTACTACCTCGGAGgaagggggcgatcccggcaattcaTTGAAGGCACCTGCCATAAAGCaatgtgaataaatttttactgacactaattttttatttgaaatttcatctgctgtatgtatatataatttattaaactgtaGTCAGCAAGAACCTCGATTGTTCCTATTTTGGCACAAATCCCTTTTACCATTTGTAAGAAGCGTTCGTAGCTGATGACCACTTAACATCAAGGGTACCATCCTTAGCTACTacactatattaatatgatatcaATGTGAGCATAATCAAATGacagattttttatatctattttatttaatacacgtCCTCCTGACATTGCGTGTGGttcaatatacaaaaattatcattcatataaCATCAACACAGGTTAACTAATGTGCATATTTCCTTGCACCGAATTCTATAAAGAGCTGATTGAGAAATTGACAATCAATAGCAttcgaaatgaaaaaaaataatttcaacaaacAACAGCAaggaagataatattaaaaagccatacaaaacaaataataataataataataataataatgaaatctaCTTTCCAAATGCTCTTTATCAATGAGcgaaattagaaaatattcgttGGCTTATGCAATTTCTCTGAAAGCTCCTTAATATCAACATAAAATTAGTTGAACACAGGAACAGCGTAACTAAATTGAGCACTCAACTAATGAACAAATCAATATAAGAACAAATAAGGTCGAGGTCATTAAAACTATGTACTCATTAGTTCACAGAAGACATTGGCGCTCACATTGATcgagttatttgttttatttaaaatgtaaatgtacaCTAGTTTCAGTTATAATAGAAACATGtcaatgttaatgttaaaaataacagagAATGTGAGGCCGACGATTTTATGAAGGagacattacaaaatataattaaaaacacgaTTTGCCAATTAACTCACGAGGTAATACATAGCGTAGCAATGTTGACACTAACGGAAGACATCTCCATCACGAGCGGTTCagaaataaatacactttaaaaGTATTACGTATAACATAGTTTCTTGCGATAGAATTATACTTAAATCGTTTTGCAAATAATCGTGGATCATTCAAGACGGGATGAAAACCGACACTAGTGATGACTGGAGAGGCGTTAAAAAACTCAGGTCGGTTTAGAAGCGTTGTAAGTTAAGCGAAACTATGCGTGTTAATGAAATGAGTTACCGCGGACAGCATGCATCATAGATGGCGAACGTTTTCCTAGCTCAGGAATCCCCCACAACACAGTCGCCACGACGCGTACTGCACAGTCTTAAAGGTTAACATCACGGAGCACGAGGACCACATCGAATCGACGGATCATATAGCTGGACACCGCTATATACAGGGTGCTACAGCACGCGCTCGTAGAACAGCAGGTAGGCTTGAGCGCGGAGCACCTTTTCCTCGCTGACCTCCGACACCATACTGTCGGATACGTAATACCAGCGAGCGGCGGGCGGCGGCGGCGCCTCGCCCGATTCGTACCCCGATAGTTCAGAATCGTCGTCGCGGACCCGCCCCGGCAGGAAGCGGCGGCCGGCGGGCGAGGACCGTGTCTTCACGTACGCCACGTAATGTCCACCGTGCATACCACCAGAATGTTCCACGACCCCGTACAGAGAATACAACAGCCGACTGCGGCGTCTCGACTTGTCCGCGGCGCAGAAAGGCGCCAGGTCCAGTAGTATGGGGAAGTCCACGTGCTTGGTCATCTTGCGGAACATGCAGCGGGGTCCCAGCTGGAAGCGCTTTAGGTGCAGGATGAGAACCGCGGGCGGCTTCGACACCAGGAACCGCTTGGTCGCGTTCGTGTACACGGTCCTGCCGCCCTTGCCGTTGATGCGTTCGGTGCACGTGTCGCAGCCGACTTTATTATTGCCGGTGAGCAGCTCGAGCGCTGTGAATTGGCTGAGACAGGACTGCACGCTGCATTCGTCTTCATCGCATACGTAACGCGGGGACGGCGGGCTCTGGCGGGAGAAGGACATGAGATCTCTGTTCACGATGCTCTCCGGCTCCGCTTCCGGAAGCTTCGGTTTGGGGGCGGGCGGTGGAGGCACTGCCGCCGGGGACGACGGAGGTGGAGGTTTCGCTTCGGGttcaattttaagtttatcaaGAGCGATTTCTTCCTGGAACACGGCCTCCTCCAGGGTGTTTACCTCCCAGCTGTTGTCGAAGAGCTCACGACAGCCCTGTGCGCTGATACCCCTCGACACAACCTCGTTCGAGTATTCTGGCGCGAAAGATATTCGTGATACCGGTCTTTCGAAGACGCTCTTGACCGGTGACAGTTTGTTGTGCTGGGGGCTCGAAAGGTCCAAGTTGATCTCGCTGGACAATGAACTGTGACTGCCGAGCTCTTTCCCATTCAGAGGCGAGTCGACGTTGTCCACGGTTTCTGTTGAATTATGCTTCGTCGCCTCCGGACTCGCGACACCGGAGTCCGGGTTGGAGAAATTCTCTAATGGTATTAAAGGTTTATACTCCGAGGGTATGATGTTCGTGGAGGTGGAGTTTTCAACGAATTCCTTATCCTTTTCCGTCGACTCCGGCGTGTTGTCCGTCTTTTCTTTATCCAAATCCACGGGACTGGTGCGTATCGAGTCTGAGCTGATAACTTTTTCGGAGTTATAACCAGATTCCATGTGGTAGGCTGCGAAGTTGGCGGCCGTGTGTGCAACGGCTTGCGTGCCAACGGATGTCGACGCCTCCGTCTGTCGAGGCTGATCTTCCAAGTTATCTTCAACATCAGCATCCGACTCGGATGAGGATTTTTCGTCCTCCTTTGGTCCAtttgtttctttatctttGGAAGTGCCTGGAACATAAGGATCTGTTATAACAATGCGTCTCAAATATCCAGCAGTgtaaattaactataaaaacattcaatatttaGTCATTAAACGATAAGACACCTTTATGACTCTTTCTGGCTACTCTTCGATTAGCATATCTCTCTTTCTTCAACTGATGTTTAGATGGCTTCTCTTCTTGGGTATTAGTATTGTTTTCCTCTGAAATTAATAAGccttattgtatataaaaattaggggtgtcacaaaaaaaaaggttaattttgttataaacaataataatggatatacagttaaaaacaaaattttaaaattttctttggcGAGTTAATAACAGGTACGAAATTCATTCATTGTAAATAGTATACAATTTTGAGGAATTGGTTGTGGATAACTGACAggacacaaaataatatttttagttaaaaaaaaaaaaacaattctccTGACAAAAatcatacatatgttataacaaatcaattaatatgttaacaatgagtgaaaatgttattaattaacatatattcacCGTTAGTCTTCCTACGGACGATAGCTGGTGGCTGCGGACGAAATGCGGCCACGGGTAAAGACAGGTCCAAGAAGTATTCCGCCCGGTCAGAATGGGAATAACACTCCTGACACTCCAGGGTTGACACCAGAAAACCACGGAAAACCTGagaattaacaatatttatttattttatttttttaagagaaaaaataaacgtaatgGAATGGGTGTGATTAAGCcaacgaaacaagataaaaaatgtaattaaacatTCATGGGCTTTTAACACTATTAAGCTGTTGTTATGACTTTAGCTTAGTCTATATCTAGTCTTACCTATATAAACACTAgcactataaaatattcctgATAAAAACACgctttgtaaaatattggaCATGGACTatgatatagaaaattttataatttcatatttgtataaattatgtatcataattgtataaaaattgtataattaatgtcAGATGTATATGTGACACCATATTGAGTAATATTGCTTATCTGTGAAAACTCAATAGCTTATTTGTAGCAGTAAATATACAGTTAATAGTACGGTCAGCATAATTTGttccaaatattttgtataagatATAGCATAGCATAGCAGCATAGCCGTGGGATTCTAGCTATCCAGTCTCTACTGGTAAAAACATCaatatgtttcaaaaatatgtgttgttttcaaatagtataaaattatgtacctATGaggtttatttacaaaatgtatctTGTCTCATTGGCCCAACGCTGTCCTACTGACATTTATGTTCTTAtacattagttatatatagataaagttatattgtttaaattaattataatcataatattttaaacctgtTCAGGTCTGAGCATGGTGTCGGAGGCCTGCTGCCCATAGAATTTGACTTTTTGCTTAACTTCCCCATTAACTTTGGCGGGATCAACTTTTGAATTCATACCAAGGCTGCTGAGTATCACTGA
Protein-coding sequences here:
- the LOC116771362 gene encoding recQ-mediated genome instability protein 1-like isoform X2 — translated: MCIEYLHEKGYDPNSISKITKEQWLLNDLKEVSLGCLPSNLKKQSLVILDGNFVLQVNSEINISMSVYQQYSKLKNVNNENIEATITTEEKITSNRILKFFLTDGVQDVTAIEYKCINKIKNDLNPGYKILVKGPVVCRNGVIFLTDKDVDMMWGEVKEFSITNSKISILAAKLGLSDAISSVNNQSSSVENRNQIVFNENITAESTLNRFERQNNTTDQQNRNINEIDIPQNQNRNERVEEFIDLDDYEEIRQDTPADLLADHGLEDNSPAFNTVKVSASPFVYIKQINDLNQCERINKVFKVKAQILYLLKRPSFTKDKWMVECRITDGTGCLNVEVNSCLFSTIISHTPQEMAELSLQRQKDPATKDRIDRDFVKYLSEAKRKLDSEYSIMELNMSPTPVITQFIPFTEQHVMLLQKRLQGF
- the LOC116771362 gene encoding recQ-mediated genome instability protein 1-like isoform X1, which codes for MLLNEIVESVKLFLKNSHINVKHDWLQGCIEYLHEKGYDPNSISKITKEQWLLNDLKEVSLGCLPSNLKKQSLVILDGNFVLQVNSEINISMSVYQQYSKLKNVNNENIEATITTEEKITSNRILKFFLTDGVQDVTAIEYKCINKIKNDLNPGYKILVKGPVVCRNGVIFLTDKDVDMMWGEVKEFSITNSKISILAAKLGLSDAISSVNNQSSSVENRNQIVFNENITAESTLNRFERQNNTTDQQNRNINEIDIPQNQNRNERVEEFIDLDDYEEIRQDTPADLLADHGLEDNSPAFNTVKVSASPFVYIKQINDLNQCERINKVFKVKAQILYLLKRPSFTKDKWMVECRITDGTGCLNVEVNSCLFSTIISHTPQEMAELSLQRQKDPATKDRIDRDFVKYLSEAKRKLDSEYSIMELNMSPTPVITQFIPFTEQHVMLLQKRLQGF
- the LOC116771085 gene encoding ubiquitin carboxyl-terminal hydrolase 16/45 isoform X2, with the protein product MVKKKRQSDPSENGDDSTESCDETVKSACPHVAKAVDLTRLKKALKTGGFEKECSECKKSPKTEIADSNYEEDVTLWMCLRCGTQLCGRARNKHALNHFHTPHSDCHALTANTTTWEIYCYNCNNEITASSAKKLHECIEYLKKQSSNNPKLPPIALPLGSLESKLELPMPLEPISRNDKGKDKAMALNLPRVRGLTNLGNTCFFNSVMQCLVQTPYLLEVLQEMSSPGEKFSLSGGKLKIKGDQSGDEGVEMELPPITGQLAEWGTLTKTLAETLAELQAGEGGVYNPRRLLSALVTKLPQFGGGDQHDAHELLRHLLEAVRSEDLRRYQSVILSSLGMNSKVDPAKVNGEVKQKVKFYGQQASDTMLRPEQVFRGFLVSTLECQECYSHSDRAEYFLDLSLPVAAFRPQPPAIVRRKTNGTSKDKETNGPKEDEKSSSESDADVEDNLEDQPRQTEASTSVGTQAVAHTAANFAAYHMESGYNSEKVISSDSIRTSPVDLDKEKTDNTPESTEKDKEFVENSTSTNIIPSEYKPLIPLENFSNPDSGVASPEATKHNSTETVDNVDSPLNGKELGSHSSLSSEINLDLSSPQHNKLSPVKSVFERPVSRISFAPEYSNEVVSRGISAQGCRELFDNSWEVNTLEEAVFQEEIALDKLKIEPEAKPPPPSSPAAVPPPPAPKPKLPEAEPESIVNRDLMSFSRQSPPSPRYVCDEDECSVQSCLSQFTALELLTGNNKVGCDTCTERINGKGGRTVYTNATKRFLVSKPPAVLILHLKRFQLGPRCMFRKMTKHVDFPILLDLAPFCAADKSRRRSRLLYSLYGVVEHSGGMHGGHYVAYVKTRSSPAGRRFLPGRVRDDDSELSGYESGEAPPPPAARWYYVSDSMVSEVSEEKVLRAQAYLLFYERVL
- the LOC116771085 gene encoding ubiquitin carboxyl-terminal hydrolase 16/45 isoform X1 translates to MVKKKRQSDPSENGDDSTESCDETVKSACPHVAKAVDLTRLKKALKTGGFEKECSECKKSPKTEIADSNYEEDVTLWMCLRCGTQLCGRARNKHALNHFHTPHSDCHALTANTTTWEIYCYNCNNEITASSAKKLHECIEYLKKQSSNNPKLPPIALPLGSLESKLELPMPLEPISRNDKGKDKAMALNLPRVRGLTNLGNTCFFNSVMQCLVQTPYLLEVLQEMSSPGEKFSLSGGKLKIKGDQSGDEGVEMELPPITGQLAEWGTLTKTLAETLAELQAGEGGVYNPRRLLSALVTKLPQFGGGDQHDAHELLRHLLEAVRSEDLRRYQSVILSSLGMNSKVDPAKVNGEVKQKVKFYGQQASDTMLRPEQVFRGFLVSTLECQECYSHSDRAEYFLDLSLPVAAFRPQPPAIVRRKTNEENNTNTQEEKPSKHQLKKERYANRRVARKSHKGTSKDKETNGPKEDEKSSSESDADVEDNLEDQPRQTEASTSVGTQAVAHTAANFAAYHMESGYNSEKVISSDSIRTSPVDLDKEKTDNTPESTEKDKEFVENSTSTNIIPSEYKPLIPLENFSNPDSGVASPEATKHNSTETVDNVDSPLNGKELGSHSSLSSEINLDLSSPQHNKLSPVKSVFERPVSRISFAPEYSNEVVSRGISAQGCRELFDNSWEVNTLEEAVFQEEIALDKLKIEPEAKPPPPSSPAAVPPPPAPKPKLPEAEPESIVNRDLMSFSRQSPPSPRYVCDEDECSVQSCLSQFTALELLTGNNKVGCDTCTERINGKGGRTVYTNATKRFLVSKPPAVLILHLKRFQLGPRCMFRKMTKHVDFPILLDLAPFCAADKSRRRSRLLYSLYGVVEHSGGMHGGHYVAYVKTRSSPAGRRFLPGRVRDDDSELSGYESGEAPPPPAARWYYVSDSMVSEVSEEKVLRAQAYLLFYERVL